One Peribacillus simplex NBRC 15720 = DSM 1321 genomic region harbors:
- a CDS encoding YibE/F family protein has product MNVIVNKFKKMGYKHVSLYAIIALCFVTSVFFVHHNYSFYELPIAKVIKTNLENTTELNDMYQNEDRLFTQSIIAELQNGEEKGKLIHLKNEYSSSGAYDQEYRVGNDLFVSIDTKTEENSELTGTIKDVKRDKYVLIVAWVFILTLLIVGKKQGLFSIISLAVNAVLLSYALDFYLNTSDIGLVLICSISIILFTVLSLLLVNGFNEKTYAAIIATLLGTFLSLFITYLVMWLTSENGLRYEEMQFITRPYKMVFMAGLFIGSLGAVMDIAITMSSSIFGLYEKNNHISVKALKTSGLEIGKDIMGTMTNILFFAYISGSIPMIILYLKNASALGFTLSMNLTLELARALAGGIGIVLTIPIGLYISIFFINRKRER; this is encoded by the coding sequence TTGAATGTTATCGTAAATAAATTTAAAAAAATGGGTTACAAGCATGTTTCTTTGTACGCCATCATAGCACTTTGTTTTGTCACCTCTGTTTTCTTTGTTCATCACAATTATTCATTCTATGAACTTCCAATAGCCAAAGTCATCAAAACAAATCTGGAAAATACAACTGAATTGAATGATATGTATCAAAATGAAGATCGACTATTTACCCAGAGTATAATAGCCGAATTACAAAATGGTGAAGAAAAAGGAAAACTTATTCATTTAAAGAATGAATATTCCTCATCCGGAGCTTATGATCAAGAATATCGAGTTGGAAATGATTTATTTGTTTCAATTGATACAAAGACAGAAGAAAATTCAGAGTTAACTGGAACCATAAAAGACGTAAAGCGTGATAAATATGTGTTGATTGTAGCATGGGTTTTTATCTTGACATTACTTATCGTTGGAAAAAAGCAAGGACTGTTTTCTATTATAAGTTTGGCAGTCAATGCCGTATTATTGTCATATGCATTAGATTTTTATTTGAATACATCAGACATTGGTTTGGTATTGATATGCAGTATAAGTATCATTCTATTTACGGTTCTTTCCCTTTTACTCGTTAACGGTTTTAATGAAAAAACCTATGCAGCTATTATTGCAACACTGTTAGGGACTTTTTTATCGCTGTTCATTACTTATCTTGTTATGTGGTTAACTTCCGAAAATGGCCTTCGATATGAAGAAATGCAATTTATCACTCGTCCTTATAAAATGGTGTTTATGGCAGGGTTATTTATCGGATCTTTAGGAGCCGTAATGGATATAGCCATTACCATGTCTTCTTCGATTTTTGGGTTGTATGAAAAGAATAACCACATATCAGTAAAAGCACTTAAAACTTCAGGATTAGAGATTGGAAAAGACATTATGGGAACTATGACAAATATTTTGTTTTTTGCCTATATAAGTGGCTCCATACCTATGATTATTTTGTATTTGAAAAATGCTTCTGCATTGGGATTTACCCTTTCCATGAACCTTACATTGGAATTGGCCCGTGCCCTAGCTGGGGGTATTGGAATCGTGTTAACTATTCCGATAGGTCTATATATTTCTATTTTTTTCATTAATCGAAAGAGGGAAAGATAA
- a CDS encoding sigma-54 interaction domain-containing protein, protein MNEHQDAVNEELFDIFESSFDEIFVTNASGVVIRVNSTCEKNYKMSAGELVGKHVVDLEKMGIFYPSATLKVIEGQEPIELFQMTSSGRYLHVRTRPVFNDQGELKSVISYSRDLTELMQLRHRVEEMEDLLAGYKKVLHEPFEVEGLISKSEKMERVMVTIRKIAKVNTTVLLLGETGVGKSKIVRSIHQLSDRRNEILNEVNCAALPEQLIESELFGYEGGTFTGAFREGKKGLIELSNNGTLFLDEIGELSLPAQSKLLHVLQEKQIRPVGGKVPISLNIRIIAATNKNLAEMAEKGTFRKDLYYRLNVIPIHIPPLCERKEDIIPLTYYFLEHFNQLYGTSVRFSPKVLNVFLDYEWKGNIRELENMVERLVVTSDAIVTIDDLPLEILHQELANKGTTLPEVIEEVEQKMIVQAYEQYKSTYKIAKVLGISQSSATRKVKKFIHERIEGDGYSEK, encoded by the coding sequence ATGAATGAACATCAAGATGCTGTGAACGAAGAATTATTTGATATATTTGAATCGTCTTTCGATGAAATTTTTGTGACCAATGCCAGTGGTGTCGTGATTCGTGTTAATTCTACATGCGAGAAAAACTACAAAATGTCGGCCGGTGAATTAGTTGGGAAGCATGTAGTGGATTTAGAGAAAATGGGCATTTTTTATCCTTCTGCCACCTTAAAAGTAATTGAAGGACAGGAGCCGATAGAATTGTTTCAAATGACTAGTTCTGGCCGCTATCTGCATGTGCGGACGAGACCGGTTTTTAATGATCAAGGAGAGCTAAAGAGTGTCATCAGCTATTCCCGTGATTTAACGGAACTAATGCAACTAAGACATAGAGTAGAAGAAATGGAAGATTTGTTAGCGGGCTACAAAAAAGTATTGCATGAACCGTTTGAAGTGGAAGGATTAATTTCCAAAAGTGAGAAAATGGAACGAGTGATGGTAACTATTCGCAAGATTGCGAAAGTCAATACTACCGTATTGTTGCTTGGAGAGACGGGAGTTGGCAAGAGTAAAATCGTTCGATCCATCCATCAGCTTAGTGATAGAAGAAATGAAATATTAAATGAAGTCAATTGTGCAGCACTTCCGGAACAATTAATAGAGTCAGAATTATTTGGATATGAAGGCGGAACATTCACCGGTGCTTTTCGGGAAGGGAAGAAAGGGCTGATTGAGCTATCTAATAACGGTACGTTGTTTTTAGATGAAATTGGCGAATTGTCCCTGCCAGCACAAAGCAAACTGCTACATGTTTTGCAGGAAAAGCAAATCCGACCGGTGGGAGGGAAAGTTCCTATTTCCCTGAACATCAGGATTATTGCCGCTACAAACAAAAACCTGGCTGAGATGGCCGAGAAAGGCACGTTTCGGAAGGACTTATACTATCGGTTAAATGTGATACCTATTCATATACCGCCTCTCTGTGAGAGAAAAGAAGACATTATCCCGTTAACTTATTATTTTTTAGAACATTTTAATCAGTTGTACGGTACAAGTGTCCGCTTTTCCCCAAAGGTGCTGAATGTCTTTTTAGACTATGAATGGAAAGGTAATATTCGTGAATTGGAAAACATGGTTGAACGTTTAGTAGTAACAAGTGATGCTATAGTAACGATAGATGATTTACCACTTGAAATACTTCATCAGGAATTAGCTAATAAGGGGACCACACTTCCTGAAGTGATCGAGGAAGTGGAACAAAAAATGATAGTACAAGCCTACGAACAATATAAATCCACTTATAAAATTGCTAAAGTTCTTGGCATCAGTCAATCGTCAGCAACTAGAAAGGTTAAGAAGTTCATACACGAGAGGATTGAAGGAGATGGCTATTCAGAAAAATGA
- a CDS encoding adenine deaminase C-terminal domain-containing protein — protein MLIKGGTVINVYSGEFLQQNIALYKDCIAYVGQNEVKINENTTVIDANGLYVSPGFIETHAHPWVIYNPISVTAKVLPLGTTTTVNDNLFFYLHMGHSGFKRLVGELKKLPGNFFWLIRLVSQAIYPGERDWFNKKDIMDLLSLEEVLGTAEVTRWPLLYKGDPVLLDIIDLAKKMGKVVDGHNAGCSYEKLNSIAASGISACHEAITAEEALDRLRLGLWTVLRNSSLRPDLSKVIKLITEGQVSTGRILMTTDGPHPSFIEKKGFVDGLVRQAVELGVPVMEAIQMVTINAATYLKQDDYIGGLAPGKKADILLLPDLIEFRPNLVISNGQIVAENGELTVQMPDLDWGRYLPEKPFSFSAGILANHDLYLYPNESSSDSVPVIHFLSNVITKRKDLVLPTKNGFIDLSNQEGLMYAALIDRKGEWVTKGILEKFAVDLDGMASTFNTTTDLLTIGRNPEAMSIAAARVHEMGGGVVIVDGKEIILEIPLRLTGMMTSDPSFDRAVEFNDKLLTTVQSRGFPFHDILYTLLFLTCDFLPGLRLNPFGLYDVKNDRILFPSTSMTNFLKEMKA, from the coding sequence ATGTTAATTAAAGGCGGAACGGTTATTAATGTTTATTCTGGTGAATTTCTTCAGCAAAATATTGCGCTGTATAAAGATTGCATTGCCTATGTAGGGCAAAATGAAGTGAAGATAAATGAAAATACCACTGTAATAGATGCCAATGGTTTGTATGTGTCTCCAGGATTCATCGAAACTCATGCACATCCTTGGGTTATATACAATCCTATAAGCGTAACGGCAAAGGTATTGCCATTGGGGACCACCACAACCGTGAATGATAATTTATTTTTTTATTTGCACATGGGTCACTCGGGATTTAAACGGCTTGTAGGCGAGTTGAAGAAACTGCCAGGAAATTTCTTTTGGTTAATAAGATTAGTTTCACAGGCCATTTATCCAGGTGAAAGGGACTGGTTCAACAAAAAGGATATAATGGACCTTCTTTCGCTTGAAGAAGTACTTGGAACTGCAGAAGTGACTCGTTGGCCTTTATTATACAAAGGGGACCCCGTATTACTCGACATTATAGATTTAGCTAAAAAAATGGGGAAAGTAGTTGATGGGCATAATGCTGGGTGCTCTTATGAAAAATTAAATTCGATTGCAGCTTCAGGTATAAGTGCCTGTCATGAAGCAATAACGGCGGAAGAAGCTCTGGATCGATTACGCTTAGGATTATGGACAGTTCTTAGAAATAGTTCGCTTCGTCCTGATTTGTCAAAGGTAATCAAGCTGATTACAGAAGGACAAGTGAGTACGGGCAGGATATTAATGACAACAGATGGTCCGCACCCATCTTTTATTGAAAAAAAAGGATTCGTGGATGGGCTTGTCAGGCAAGCGGTGGAATTAGGAGTCCCTGTTATGGAAGCTATTCAAATGGTGACCATCAATGCAGCTACTTACCTTAAACAGGATGATTATATTGGAGGATTGGCTCCAGGTAAAAAAGCGGATATATTGTTATTGCCTGATTTGATAGAGTTCCGTCCGAACTTGGTGATCTCAAACGGACAAATAGTGGCTGAAAATGGCGAATTGACGGTCCAGATGCCAGATTTGGATTGGGGTAGGTATTTACCTGAAAAACCATTTTCATTTTCAGCGGGAATTTTAGCAAATCATGATTTGTATCTATATCCAAACGAATCTTCAAGCGATTCAGTACCTGTAATTCATTTTCTGAGCAATGTAATAACCAAACGAAAAGATTTGGTGCTTCCAACCAAGAATGGGTTTATCGATCTTTCGAATCAAGAAGGACTTATGTATGCAGCTCTGATCGATAGAAAGGGGGAGTGGGTGACAAAAGGTATTTTAGAAAAGTTTGCGGTGGATTTAGATGGGATGGCCTCAACCTTTAATACGACGACTGACTTGCTTACCATCGGTAGAAATCCAGAGGCAATGTCAATAGCAGCAGCGCGTGTTCATGAAATGGGAGGCGGTGTGGTCATTGTTGATGGAAAAGAAATCATACTCGAAATTCCTTTACGGCTTACGGGAATGATGACTTCTGATCCTTCATTTGATAGAGCCGTTGAATTTAATGACAAATTATTAACGACAGTCCAATCGAGGGGCTTTCCATTCCACGACATCTTATATACCTTATTATTTTTAACGTGCGACTTTCTTCCTGGGCTACGCTTGAATCCCTTTGGGCTATACGATGTGAAAAACGATAGAATCTTATTTCCTTCCACATCCATGACGAATTTTTTAAAAGAAATGAAAGCGTAG
- a CDS encoding recombinase family protein, protein MGKGQKIGYARVSSKTQNVDRQIKELNEYSRDKIYIDIASGRNFERPEYQKVKQKIRFDES, encoded by the coding sequence ATGGGGAAAGGACAAAAAATAGGATATGCACGTGTATCTTCAAAAACGCAAAATGTTGACCGACAAATTAAAGAACTGAATGAATATAGTCGGGATAAAATTTATATTGATATTGCTTCCGGTAGAAACTTTGAACGTCCAGAGTATCAAAAGGTGAAACAAAAAATCCGTTTTGATGAGAGTTAG
- a CDS encoding transposase, whose protein sequence is MIHHRTSEQNRIHKILQDANIKLTSVLSDIFGVSGRRILEAILNGEKIETDGLRKMVDWRTKASITDIASAINGRIRRHHRDMLRYHWEHMGYLEETIEELEKQIDQLLSPYRKEVELLDGIPGVNKAAAATFIAEMGVDMSVFKSAKHLASWAGVSPGNYESAGKKTSKTTQGNKALKTIAVECVLATSRQNNRIASHRKSITKRQGMKGRIASAHVLLTIAYNILKTGEPYHELRSNYLEEKQMNKELKMIEYLKKKGYTIPPSEQQTA, encoded by the coding sequence TTGATTCATCATCGCACATCAGAGCAGAATCGCATTCACAAAATTCTTCAAGATGCTAATATCAAGCTAACATCCGTTCTATCAGACATTTTTGGTGTATCGGGACGCCGTATCCTTGAAGCGATTCTAAATGGTGAAAAGATAGAGACCGATGGTCTTCGAAAAATGGTGGATTGGCGAACAAAAGCAAGTATTACTGACATTGCCAGTGCAATTAATGGTCGTATTCGCCGTCATCATCGTGATATGTTGCGTTATCATTGGGAGCATATGGGTTATTTAGAAGAAACCATAGAAGAATTAGAAAAACAAATTGATCAACTCCTGTCCCCTTATCGTAAGGAAGTAGAATTATTGGATGGTATACCTGGTGTGAACAAAGCTGCGGCAGCTACTTTTATTGCGGAGATGGGTGTTGATATGTCCGTATTTAAGTCAGCTAAACATCTTGCATCATGGGCTGGTGTGAGTCCCGGAAATTATGAAAGTGCCGGTAAAAAAACAAGTAAAACCACACAAGGAAACAAAGCATTAAAAACGATAGCCGTAGAGTGTGTACTGGCAACCTCAAGGCAAAATAATCGAATTGCTTCACATCGAAAAAGTATTACCAAACGACAGGGAATGAAGGGACGAATCGCTTCTGCTCATGTACTATTGACGATTGCTTACAACATCTTAAAAACAGGAGAACCCTATCATGAACTAAGGTCAAATTACCTTGAAGAAAAACAAATGAACAAAGAATTAAAAATGATCGAATACCTAAAAAAGAAAGGCTATACAATCCCTCCATCTGAACAACAAACTGCATAA
- a CDS encoding amino acid permease — protein MAIQKNELQKGLKTRHITMISIGGVIGSGLYVGTGTIINDTGPAAILSYLLATIMVVLVMRMLGEMAVLNPDSGSFSTYAHQAIGPWAGYTIGWLYWFNWIIIIVIEATILGAMVHQWVPSIPMWTASLCFPIIMMFTNIFSVKSYGEFEYWLAFIKVATIISFLCVGTAMFLGIMPGVESPGMDNINSYGGFFPQGILPVFLSIVFITFSLSGSEVAAIAAGESENPEKNIIKAINSVVWRLLIFFVGSSIILVFLLPKSEAGLFKAPYASIFDMAGLPAAGQFMNIVIFVSLLSILNTGMYTSSRILYSLSKKGDAPKLFSKVNKRGAPIGAILACVVAAYMFTLLKFVAADQFFVILASSSGGVTMIMYIFIAISHLRSRKKIEKENPGLLKVKMWLFPYLTYLTIFMLFTIFVAQAFIPSMRLQFFLTFCITGLVLVSYFVFIRNKKKKMNFVQTVNKKILEGK, from the coding sequence ATGGCTATTCAGAAAAATGAACTTCAAAAAGGTTTGAAAACAAGACACATAACAATGATATCTATTGGTGGAGTAATAGGATCAGGATTATATGTGGGTACAGGAACGATTATAAATGATACAGGACCAGCAGCTATCTTATCGTATCTATTGGCAACAATCATGGTAGTGCTAGTTATGCGAATGCTAGGTGAGATGGCCGTGTTAAATCCAGATAGTGGGTCATTTTCAACTTATGCTCATCAGGCAATAGGTCCCTGGGCTGGCTATACCATTGGTTGGTTGTATTGGTTTAACTGGATTATTATCATTGTAATTGAGGCAACTATATTAGGAGCTATGGTCCATCAATGGGTACCGTCTATCCCAATGTGGACAGCAAGTTTATGTTTCCCTATTATTATGATGTTCACTAACATATTTTCAGTTAAATCTTATGGGGAATTTGAATATTGGTTAGCATTTATTAAAGTGGCAACCATTATTTCATTTTTATGTGTAGGTACGGCAATGTTCCTAGGCATTATGCCTGGGGTGGAATCGCCTGGCATGGATAACATTAATTCCTATGGAGGATTTTTCCCTCAAGGAATTCTCCCTGTATTTTTAAGTATTGTATTTATAACATTTTCTCTTTCAGGAAGTGAAGTAGCAGCTATTGCAGCAGGAGAATCTGAAAATCCAGAAAAAAATATCATTAAGGCAATTAATAGTGTTGTTTGGAGATTGCTGATTTTCTTCGTTGGCTCTTCGATAATACTAGTATTCTTACTTCCAAAAAGTGAAGCAGGCTTATTCAAGGCACCTTATGCAAGTATATTTGATATGGCAGGTTTACCTGCAGCTGGTCAATTCATGAATATTGTAATCTTCGTTTCGTTACTTTCGATTTTAAATACAGGTATGTATACTAGTTCGCGTATACTATACTCCTTATCTAAAAAAGGGGATGCACCAAAATTATTTTCAAAAGTAAATAAACGAGGGGCCCCAATTGGAGCAATATTAGCGTGCGTAGTAGCTGCATACATGTTCACATTACTAAAATTTGTAGCTGCAGATCAATTCTTTGTCATTTTAGCTAGTAGTTCTGGGGGTGTAACAATGATTATGTATATTTTTATTGCTATATCTCACTTGCGTTCTCGAAAGAAAATTGAGAAAGAGAATCCCGGATTATTAAAAGTGAAAATGTGGTTGTTCCCTTATCTAACATATTTAACAATATTTATGTTATTTACGATATTTGTTGCACAAGCTTTTATCCCATCAATGCGTTTACAATTTTTCCTTACATTTTGCATAACGGGTTTGGTACTAGTGTCGTACTTTGTATTTATTAGAAATAAAAAAAAGAAAATGAATTTTGTTCAAACCGTAAATAAGAAGATACTTGAGGGAAAATGA
- the gabT gene encoding 4-aminobutyrate--2-oxoglutarate transaminase, with translation MTKKFARVSGNLPGVKAKQLVERRNSSVPKGVSNGVPTFVQSAEGALIHDVDGNTFIDFVGAIGTINVGHCHPKVKEALHKQVDEYIHTGFNVMMYEPYIELAEKLAKIAPGDHDKQVILLNSGAEAVENAVKIARKYTKRSGIISFSRGYHGRTLMTMTMTSKVKPYKFEFGPFAPEVYKAPYPYNYRRPSGTTEDQYEDFIIDQFKEFFINDVAPESVAAVVMEPVQGEGGFIVPSKRFVKAVYDLCQEHGILFISDEIQAGFSRTGRYFAIEHFDIVPDLLTVSKSLAAGVPISGVIGRKEIMEVSSPGELGGTYAGSPLGCAAALAVLDIIEEEKLNERGEQLGEVVMNRFRKLAEKYDVIGDVRGLGSMCAMEFVKNRETKEPNKDIVNHLIKEANNRGLLLLSAGAFGNVLRVLMPLVITNEQLAEGLDILEESLEAAYSALTVQA, from the coding sequence ATGACAAAGAAGTTTGCAAGAGTTTCAGGAAATCTACCAGGAGTTAAAGCAAAGCAATTAGTGGAAAGAAGAAATTCAAGTGTGCCAAAGGGTGTCAGCAATGGCGTACCTACTTTTGTACAATCAGCAGAAGGCGCTCTTATTCATGACGTTGATGGAAATACCTTTATCGATTTTGTAGGTGCGATTGGTACGATTAACGTTGGCCATTGCCATCCGAAAGTAAAAGAAGCTCTTCACAAACAAGTAGATGAATACATTCACACTGGCTTTAACGTGATGATGTATGAACCATATATCGAGTTGGCAGAAAAATTGGCTAAGATTGCACCTGGCGACCATGATAAACAAGTCATTCTATTAAACAGCGGCGCTGAAGCAGTGGAAAATGCAGTGAAAATTGCTCGTAAATACACAAAACGTTCTGGTATTATTTCCTTTTCACGCGGTTACCACGGTCGTACATTAATGACTATGACGATGACAAGTAAAGTGAAACCTTATAAATTTGAATTCGGCCCATTTGCTCCAGAAGTATATAAAGCGCCGTATCCTTACAATTACCGTCGTCCTAGCGGCACAACAGAAGATCAATATGAAGACTTCATCATCGATCAGTTCAAGGAGTTCTTTATCAATGATGTAGCGCCAGAAAGCGTTGCGGCAGTAGTTATGGAACCAGTTCAAGGTGAAGGTGGATTTATCGTTCCATCTAAACGCTTTGTTAAAGCCGTTTATGACTTATGTCAAGAACATGGAATTTTGTTTATCTCTGATGAAATCCAAGCTGGGTTCAGCCGTACAGGACGTTATTTCGCCATCGAGCACTTCGATATCGTACCTGATTTACTTACTGTATCTAAATCACTAGCAGCAGGGGTGCCAATTAGTGGAGTTATTGGTCGTAAAGAAATCATGGAGGTTTCTTCTCCAGGTGAATTAGGAGGAACTTATGCAGGAAGCCCGCTTGGTTGTGCAGCAGCACTTGCAGTTCTTGATATTATTGAAGAAGAAAAACTAAACGAACGCGGAGAACAACTTGGTGAAGTAGTCATGAATCGCTTCCGTAAGTTAGCTGAAAAATACGACGTGATCGGTGATGTTCGTGGACTTGGTTCCATGTGCGCGATGGAATTCGTCAAAAACCGCGAAACAAAAGAACCAAATAAAGACATCGTGAACCATCTTATTAAAGAAGCAAATAATCGTGGTTTGTTGTTATTAAGTGCTGGAGCTTTCGGAAATGTTCTGCGGGTATTAATGCCTTTAGTAATAACGAATGAGCAATTGGCAGAGGGTTTGGACATTTTAGAAGAGTCCCTGGAAGCAGCTTATTCCGCTTTGACGGTGCAAGCATAA
- a CDS encoding YibE/F family protein gives MNVLVLLAFILLILMILIGGKKGARSFFALFLNFGVLLFTIIFMTNPNNDPYIVTLIACTVISYINLFFINEVNSTTKTAFISTIITIVIVLFFIVIVTENAMIQGFGEEEIEELSIFSLYIGVDFVKIGASVIIMSTIGAIIDTAMAISSPMREMFHHHPSISKKDLFTFGLSIGRDILGTSTNTLFFAFFGGYLALLIWFKDLSYSVGEIINSKIFSAEMITIFCAGTGVALVIPITALITAYFLVKTREKKEKVI, from the coding sequence ATGAATGTATTAGTGTTGCTAGCGTTCATATTATTAATATTGATGATCTTGATTGGTGGAAAAAAAGGGGCACGTTCATTTTTTGCTTTGTTCCTAAACTTTGGTGTGTTACTTTTTACCATCATTTTTATGACAAATCCAAATAATGATCCGTATATCGTAACATTGATTGCATGTACGGTGATTAGTTATATTAATTTATTTTTTATTAACGAAGTGAACAGTACAACAAAAACAGCATTCATTTCTACCATTATCACGATTGTTATTGTACTCTTTTTTATTGTCATTGTGACGGAAAATGCGATGATACAAGGTTTTGGTGAAGAAGAAATAGAAGAGCTTAGCATCTTTTCCCTTTATATTGGAGTAGATTTTGTTAAAATTGGAGCTTCAGTAATTATTATGAGTACTATTGGCGCCATTATCGATACAGCCATGGCCATTTCATCTCCCATGCGAGAAATGTTTCATCACCATCCATCCATTAGCAAGAAAGATTTATTCACATTTGGATTAAGTATTGGGAGGGATATCTTAGGAACATCTACGAATACATTATTTTTTGCTTTCTTTGGAGGCTATTTGGCATTGCTTATATGGTTTAAAGATTTATCCTATTCTGTTGGAGAAATCATAAACTCAAAAATATTTAGTGCTGAAATGATCACTATATTTTGTGCTGGAACAGGTGTAGCCCTGGTAATTCCTATTACTGCCTTGATTACTGCTTATTTTTTAGTTAAAACAAGAGAGAAAAAAGAGAAAGTTATATAG
- a CDS encoding CapA family protein, translating into MKRILVFLATFMCLLWILAPFVKGQFQEEPKVSETKAENKKKLKPENASSHAHTPVPKQKVTAATIGAVGDILIHDRVYIPARKSNGSYDFNPMFRFVKPYLGKTDITVANQETMIGGKEIGLSSYPSFNSPVEVGDALKANGVDLVTIANNHTLDRGEKAILNALNHWNSIGMPYTGAYQSSEDQKIIRILKRNDITFSFLSYTYGTNGIPVPKGKPHLVNLIDTTRIQAEVKEAEKVSDVVVVSLHFGKEYERLPNDEQKLLAQTTANAGADIIIGHHPHVLQPVSWLTKPNGERAFVAYSLGNFLSGQQGDYKDIGGIMQIGVKKIQTGDDVKIELQNPKFLPTWVNRPYEIIPMKALSDQSDKYNEIQKHMNQFMPELSFDF; encoded by the coding sequence ATGAAAAGAATACTAGTGTTTCTAGCTACATTTATGTGTTTGTTATGGATTCTTGCACCATTTGTAAAAGGTCAATTTCAAGAGGAACCAAAAGTCTCGGAAACAAAGGCAGAAAATAAAAAGAAACTTAAACCCGAAAACGCTTCATCTCACGCTCATACACCTGTTCCGAAACAAAAAGTAACTGCAGCAACCATAGGCGCTGTGGGAGATATTTTAATTCACGATAGGGTGTATATACCCGCCCGCAAGTCAAACGGCTCGTATGACTTTAATCCGATGTTCCGATTTGTGAAGCCCTATCTGGGAAAAACGGATATTACGGTGGCTAATCAGGAAACGATGATTGGCGGGAAAGAAATAGGGCTTTCCTCATATCCTTCCTTTAATTCACCGGTTGAGGTGGGAGATGCTCTAAAGGCAAACGGGGTTGATCTCGTGACAATCGCCAATAACCATACACTTGACCGAGGAGAAAAGGCCATTTTGAATGCGCTTAACCACTGGAACAGTATTGGGATGCCTTATACAGGAGCTTATCAATCGTCTGAAGACCAGAAGATCATTCGGATATTAAAAAGAAACGATATTACCTTTTCGTTTCTCAGCTATACGTATGGAACGAACGGGATTCCTGTTCCTAAGGGGAAGCCGCATCTTGTGAATTTAATTGATACCACGAGAATCCAGGCGGAAGTTAAAGAAGCAGAGAAAGTTTCAGATGTCGTTGTGGTCAGTCTGCATTTCGGCAAAGAGTATGAACGGTTGCCTAATGATGAACAAAAGCTGCTAGCTCAAACGACAGCTAATGCAGGTGCTGATATTATTATTGGCCACCACCCACACGTTTTGCAGCCTGTTTCATGGCTTACAAAACCAAATGGCGAACGGGCATTTGTTGCTTATTCGCTTGGGAATTTCTTATCCGGCCAGCAGGGGGATTACAAAGACATCGGCGGTATTATGCAAATTGGCGTAAAGAAAATCCAAACCGGGGATGATGTGAAAATCGAACTGCAAAATCCCAAATTCCTGCCAACCTGGGTCAACCGGCCATATGAGATCATTCCAATGAAAGCCTTGAGTGATCAGTCCGACAAATATAACGAAATCCAAAAACATATGAATCAATTCATGCCTGAACTGTCATTTGATTTTTAA